A region from the Lentimonas sp. CC4 genome encodes:
- a CDS encoding NirA family protein, with protein MTATFDSAQKQYLEGFFSGVNQRGGMPFLGQNTDGQFTDNPAESVEYAVYGTPVDELCKEELIKHERNGLDVWDQMFANAEANQFPEADDMFRYKFHGLFHVKPAQDSFMLRTRVAGCALSSHQFAGLADIAEDFGGGYLDLTTRGNTQVREILPKDTIATLTSLDELGLTAKGSGADNLRNVTASPTSGFDPEEVLDVLPYARSMHHYILNNRDLYGLPRKFNISFDNGGRVSVCADTNDIAFYAVRVGEGKGVEPGVYFRVQLCGITGHKQFASDCGILIKPSQAVPLAAAMIRVFIENGDRTNRKKSRLKYLVDNWGQAKFLSETEKKITFELPRIALDQCEPRGATMQHGHIGVYDEKESGFNYIGVVVPVGRMMPRQVRAIAKLADTYGRGDIRLTAWQNLIIPGIKDADVEAVKAAILEMGFHYKATTVSGGLIACTGSAGCKFAASNTKSHAVQLAKYLESEIELDQPINIHLTGCHHSCAQHYIGDIGLIGAKVKIDGESVEGYSVVLGGGVDERQAIAHEVFSGTAFDDLKPLLLNVLKTYQTKRLKQETFFAFSRRHTAEELRELFAVAA; from the coding sequence ATGACCGCAACATTTGATTCAGCACAAAAACAATACCTCGAAGGCTTCTTCTCTGGTGTTAACCAGCGTGGAGGTATGCCTTTTCTCGGGCAGAATACTGACGGGCAATTTACCGACAATCCGGCTGAATCTGTTGAGTATGCGGTGTATGGCACGCCGGTCGACGAGCTTTGTAAGGAGGAGTTAATTAAGCATGAGCGTAATGGTCTAGACGTCTGGGATCAGATGTTTGCCAATGCCGAGGCGAATCAATTTCCCGAGGCTGACGACATGTTTCGCTACAAGTTTCACGGCTTGTTTCATGTGAAGCCTGCGCAGGACTCTTTTATGTTACGCACCCGTGTGGCTGGTTGTGCGCTCTCATCGCATCAATTTGCGGGCTTGGCGGACATTGCTGAAGACTTTGGAGGTGGTTACCTCGACCTGACGACTCGCGGGAATACGCAGGTGCGCGAGATCCTACCGAAGGACACGATCGCAACATTGACGTCGCTCGACGAACTTGGTCTCACCGCAAAGGGCTCTGGTGCAGACAATTTACGTAATGTCACAGCAAGTCCAACCAGTGGCTTCGACCCTGAAGAGGTGTTAGATGTTTTGCCATATGCACGCTCGATGCATCATTACATTTTGAATAACCGAGATCTGTATGGTCTGCCTCGTAAATTCAATATTTCATTTGATAATGGTGGGCGTGTGTCAGTCTGTGCAGATACCAACGACATTGCTTTCTACGCAGTTCGTGTTGGCGAAGGGAAGGGCGTTGAGCCGGGTGTATATTTTCGGGTTCAGCTCTGTGGCATTACAGGACATAAGCAATTTGCATCGGATTGTGGTATTTTGATCAAGCCCTCGCAAGCGGTGCCATTGGCTGCCGCGATGATTCGTGTGTTCATTGAGAATGGAGATCGCACCAATCGTAAGAAGTCGCGGTTGAAGTATTTGGTGGATAACTGGGGGCAAGCGAAGTTCCTGTCTGAAACGGAGAAGAAGATTACTTTTGAACTGCCACGTATTGCGTTGGATCAATGTGAACCGAGAGGCGCGACCATGCAACATGGCCATATTGGTGTGTATGATGAAAAGGAATCGGGTTTCAATTATATTGGCGTCGTCGTTCCGGTCGGTCGTATGATGCCTCGGCAAGTGCGAGCGATTGCAAAGTTAGCGGATACGTATGGTCGTGGGGATATTCGTCTGACGGCCTGGCAGAATTTAATTATCCCAGGTATCAAAGATGCCGACGTCGAGGCGGTGAAAGCCGCCATCCTTGAGATGGGCTTTCATTACAAAGCGACCACTGTTTCCGGTGGGTTGATTGCATGCACTGGTAGTGCGGGTTGTAAGTTTGCTGCGAGTAATACGAAGAGCCATGCGGTGCAGCTTGCTAAATATTTAGAGTCTGAGATCGAACTGGATCAGCCGATTAACATTCACCTGACTGGTTGTCATCACTCGTGCGCGCAGCACTACATCGGCGATATTGGCCTGATTGGTGCGAAGGTTAAGATCGATGGTGAGAGCGTCGAAGGGTATAGCGTTGTGCTCGGTGGCGGTGTCGATGAGCGCCAAGCGATTGCACACGAAGTCTTTTCAGGGACTGCGTTTGATGATTTGAAGCCACTGCTGTTGAACGTGCTGAAGACCTATCAAACGAAGCGTTTGAAGCAGGAGACATTCTTCGCCTTCAGTCGTCGTCATACTGCTGAAGAGTTGCGTGAACTGTTCGCCGTCGCCGCTTAG
- a CDS encoding DmsC/YnfH family molybdoenzyme membrane anchor subunit, producing the protein MPTGLTVEDSPIEMLLKEQGTLQTPVSTFSAKHENATIAPEQAQFYKQLIPLSKPSAGEQYAFKVDLDRCTGCKGCVSACHSLNGLDDHETWRDVGTIHGDLKGASYTQTVTTACHHCADPACLNGCPVLAYEKDPETGIVRHLDDQCIGCQYCALKCPYDVPKYSKSLGIVRKCDMCHSRLAEGEAPACVQACPTEAISITIVNTQAVMDASSSGAKFLPTAPAPDYTAPTTQYVTEREIPENVVAGDRYALHPEHAHFPLVVMLVLTQLSAGLYIFALISSDAAITHSARLIAFVAMGIGLAASTSHLGRPLGAWRAFLGLKRSWLSREIVVFGAFSGVAGAYTAVGFFDAIPESVEFVLGISTVVSGLLGVFCSVMIYHDTQRPFWDFPVSYGKFFGTTLMLSLSAFLMVTSIVGQGALPLLGVIALIVFSLMKLVLEATQLRAASQSEMAPAKKSALLMLKPLKRITRARYCFGALGILSFSAAALGALPVALSILGFSSLLVGELLERVLFFKAVAAPKMPGAYTS; encoded by the coding sequence ATGCCTACAGGACTTACAGTAGAAGATTCACCGATTGAAATGCTTTTAAAGGAGCAGGGGACTTTACAGACGCCTGTGAGCACTTTTTCTGCAAAGCATGAGAATGCTACGATTGCACCTGAGCAGGCGCAGTTCTATAAGCAGTTGATCCCGCTATCGAAGCCTAGTGCAGGCGAGCAGTATGCCTTTAAAGTCGATCTTGATCGTTGCACCGGTTGCAAGGGCTGCGTGTCTGCATGTCATAGTCTGAATGGTCTAGATGATCATGAGACATGGCGTGATGTAGGGACGATTCACGGAGATCTTAAAGGTGCGTCATATACGCAAACTGTGACGACTGCTTGTCACCATTGTGCGGATCCTGCCTGTTTGAACGGATGCCCAGTGTTGGCATACGAGAAAGATCCTGAGACGGGCATTGTTCGGCACTTAGATGATCAATGCATTGGCTGTCAGTATTGTGCGTTGAAGTGCCCTTATGATGTGCCGAAGTATTCTAAGAGCCTCGGCATCGTGCGTAAGTGTGATATGTGCCATAGTCGTCTGGCCGAAGGCGAAGCGCCTGCGTGTGTGCAAGCATGCCCGACGGAAGCGATAAGTATCACGATTGTGAATACGCAGGCAGTGATGGATGCATCGAGCTCGGGGGCAAAATTCTTGCCGACTGCGCCGGCTCCGGATTACACCGCTCCGACTACGCAGTATGTGACCGAGCGAGAAATTCCAGAAAATGTGGTAGCGGGCGATCGCTATGCGCTACACCCCGAGCATGCGCATTTTCCTCTAGTTGTGATGCTGGTGCTGACGCAGCTGTCCGCAGGGCTCTATATCTTTGCACTTATTTCGAGTGATGCTGCTATTACGCATTCTGCGCGATTGATTGCCTTCGTTGCGATGGGGATTGGCCTTGCTGCTTCGACTTCGCACCTTGGGCGGCCACTTGGCGCATGGCGCGCCTTCCTCGGGTTGAAGCGATCTTGGTTAAGCCGTGAAATTGTGGTGTTTGGCGCTTTTTCTGGTGTTGCCGGAGCGTATACTGCAGTGGGATTTTTCGACGCGATCCCTGAGTCGGTAGAATTCGTCTTAGGTATTAGCACTGTGGTGAGTGGTTTACTCGGTGTTTTTTGCTCGGTGATGATTTACCATGATACACAGCGACCGTTTTGGGATTTTCCAGTCAGCTACGGTAAGTTTTTCGGCACCACCTTGATGCTCTCCTTATCCGCTTTCTTGATGGTGACGTCGATCGTGGGGCAAGGTGCTCTTCCGTTACTCGGAGTGATTGCACTAATCGTCTTCTCTTTGATGAAGTTAGTTCTGGAGGCGACTCAGCTACGTGCTGCATCTCAGTCTGAGATGGCGCCTGCTAAAAAGTCGGCCTTGCTCATGTTGAAGCCTCTGAAGCGGATCACGCGCGCTCGTTACTGTTTCGGTGCGCTAGGCATCTTGAGCTTCTCTGCCGCTGCGCTCGGAGCCTTACCTGTTGCACTTTCAATTCTTGGCTTCAGTAGTTTGCTTGTGGGCGAATTGCTTGAGCGTGTTCTCTTCTTCAAGGCGGTTGCCGCTCCAAAAATGCCGGGGGCATACACATCATGA
- a CDS encoding nitrate reductase, which yields MSPVNLIKDQMRVRCHDGVLTERLVQAPAAYGLGRVPEVVKPDATVDSVCGYCGTGCSLKVHLRDGAAVNLSGNTSYPVNMGMACPKGWEALTPLSAKDRATTPMLRGADGKLAAASWEEAMGAFVGKFKGIQAEHGDASVAFLSTGQIVTEEMAFLGSLAKFGMGVVHGDGNTRQCMATAVVAYKQSFGFDSPPYTYQDFEESDVLIFVGANPCIAHPIMWQRVMRNQRNPEIIVVDPRKTETAMAATRHLPLAPKSDLALFYGLANRVIELGMIDQAFLDAHTNDFDAFKVFLADYSLEHAAEMSGLPYDELDSLARLIGSGKRVSFWWTMGVNQSYEGVRLAQSMINLALMTGNIGKPGTGANSITGQCNAMGSRLFSNTTSLLGGRAFEKDEDRQTVSDLTGIPVERIPSEPSYAYDQIIDAIERGEIKGLWMVATNSAHSWINQKRFRKIREKLDFLVVQDMYHTTESAEIADLVLPAAGWGEKDGVFINSERRIGRIRKVRKAPGEALSDFNIFRLISHYWGCGELFAEWSSPEAVFQILKRLSEGKPCDITGIEDYDHLDREGGIQWPAPAASDAASPSGSESEGAPAASAGEIVRQRRLFEDGKFYHADGRAKFLFEAPRSMPEPPNADYPFILLTGRGTSSQWHTQTRTSKSDVLRKLYPQDAYVEINPIDADRLGIAPDDLITVSSRRGEVQVKAVLLASVQQGQLFMPMHYTTTNQLTADAFDPYSRQPSSKACAVNVTK from the coding sequence ATGAGTCCTGTGAATCTGATCAAAGACCAAATGCGAGTTCGTTGCCACGATGGCGTATTGACGGAGCGCCTCGTGCAAGCCCCAGCAGCGTATGGCCTGGGGCGTGTGCCTGAAGTGGTGAAACCGGATGCGACCGTCGACAGTGTGTGCGGCTATTGTGGCACGGGTTGCTCTTTGAAGGTGCACTTGCGTGATGGGGCTGCTGTGAATCTGAGCGGAAATACTAGCTATCCAGTCAATATGGGCATGGCTTGTCCAAAGGGCTGGGAGGCACTTACCCCGCTATCTGCCAAAGACCGTGCAACGACTCCGATGCTGCGTGGCGCGGATGGCAAACTGGCGGCAGCGTCATGGGAGGAGGCGATGGGGGCATTTGTCGGTAAGTTTAAAGGCATCCAAGCTGAGCATGGCGACGCCTCGGTGGCCTTTCTCAGCACTGGACAAATCGTAACCGAAGAGATGGCTTTCCTTGGCTCACTTGCGAAGTTCGGAATGGGCGTGGTGCATGGCGATGGGAACACGCGTCAATGTATGGCCACTGCAGTGGTAGCGTATAAGCAATCTTTTGGTTTCGATTCGCCGCCTTATACGTATCAAGATTTTGAGGAGTCGGACGTGTTGATTTTTGTAGGTGCGAACCCATGCATTGCGCACCCGATTATGTGGCAGCGTGTGATGCGCAATCAGCGCAACCCAGAGATCATCGTGGTCGATCCGCGCAAAACGGAAACGGCGATGGCTGCGACGCGTCATCTGCCACTTGCACCGAAGTCTGACCTCGCCCTGTTTTATGGATTGGCCAATCGAGTGATAGAGTTGGGCATGATTGATCAAGCGTTTCTGGATGCACACACGAATGACTTTGATGCGTTTAAAGTATTTCTCGCTGACTATAGCCTAGAGCATGCCGCCGAAATGAGTGGTTTGCCATACGACGAATTGGACTCACTGGCTCGTTTGATTGGTTCTGGTAAACGCGTGTCGTTCTGGTGGACGATGGGGGTGAATCAAAGTTATGAAGGCGTGCGTTTAGCGCAGTCGATGATTAACCTCGCGTTGATGACGGGGAATATCGGCAAGCCTGGAACGGGTGCGAATTCGATTACTGGTCAGTGCAATGCGATGGGGTCACGACTATTTAGTAACACCACAAGTTTGTTGGGTGGGAGGGCTTTTGAAAAGGACGAGGATCGCCAAACTGTTTCCGATCTAACCGGTATACCAGTTGAGCGTATTCCGAGTGAGCCGAGTTATGCCTACGATCAAATCATCGATGCCATTGAGCGCGGCGAGATCAAAGGGCTATGGATGGTTGCGACCAACTCTGCGCATTCATGGATCAATCAAAAGCGCTTTCGCAAGATTCGTGAGAAGCTCGATTTCCTAGTGGTGCAGGATATGTATCATACGACGGAGTCGGCTGAGATTGCAGACCTTGTGCTTCCTGCAGCGGGTTGGGGCGAGAAGGATGGCGTGTTTATTAATTCTGAGCGCCGTATCGGGCGCATTCGCAAAGTGCGTAAGGCACCAGGGGAGGCCTTATCAGACTTCAATATCTTTCGTTTGATTTCTCACTATTGGGGCTGCGGTGAATTGTTTGCCGAGTGGTCGTCGCCCGAAGCAGTCTTTCAAATTTTGAAGCGCCTCAGTGAAGGGAAGCCTTGCGACATCACTGGTATCGAAGATTACGATCATCTAGACCGTGAAGGGGGCATTCAATGGCCTGCGCCTGCGGCGAGTGATGCGGCTTCGCCGAGTGGTAGTGAGAGTGAGGGTGCGCCTGCGGCGAGTGCGGGTGAAATCGTTAGGCAACGCCGCCTGTTTGAAGACGGGAAGTTCTACCATGCAGATGGTCGGGCAAAGTTTCTCTTCGAGGCTCCACGCTCGATGCCTGAACCGCCGAATGCGGACTATCCTTTCATCTTGCTGACTGGTCGTGGCACTTCCTCCCAATGGCACACTCAGACGCGCACGAGTAAGTCAGATGTCTTGCGCAAGTTGTATCCGCAGGATGCATACGTAGAAATCAATCCGATTGATGCCGATCGTTTGGGGATTGCGCCCGATGATTTGATCACTGTGTCGTCACGACGTGGCGAAGTCCAAGTGAAGGCGGTGTTGCTCGCTAGTGTGCAGCAAGGGCAACTCTTTATGCCAATGCACTATACAACAACGAATCAGCTCACTGCCGATGCCTTTGATCCTTATTCACGCCAACCTTCTAGTAAGGCCTGTGCGGTGAACGTAACTAAGTAA
- a CDS encoding flavodoxin domain-containing protein — protein sequence MTAPFIPETAPFSEDQRAWLNGFLAGMYSSDSHAGGAPAVAATPVTILFGSQTGTSETLSKKAAKQLKAANCAPTILDMGDCSVDDLKDVQNLLIITSTYGEGEPPDNAQSLHTALMADSAPSLEGVQYSVLGLGDSSYADFCQCSKEFDARLEALGAKRCADMVECDGDADEPFAQWIAAVTPVLGEAGAAPVDAGDDEEGSDEPEFTKKNPFAATLLKTENLNKEGSSKQTHHIEISLEGSGIDYEVGDALGVWPENNAHLVDEIIAAAGFEPDELTPLPHDPDAQLFEALRFHYDVSVLTEPFLIACARLTKHPELKEIVADEAKRKAYIAGRGLVDPIVDFEVKFPTTEYLVAPLKQLSPRLYSISSSPKAHPGEVHLTVGKVTYDTHGRKRQGVCSTYLSDHQLDRPVKVYMHSNKAFRLSENDDAPAIMIGPGTGIAPFRAFLEEREARGAKGKNWLLFGDQHQATDFLYEDQITDWMKSGLLTRFDTAFSRDQAEKIYVQNRIVEHAEEFYAWLEEGGAIYICGDASRMAKDVDAAIHKAVEVAGGKSEDEAKAYVEALKKAKRYLRDVY from the coding sequence ATGACAGCTCCCTTTATTCCAGAAACAGCGCCCTTTAGTGAGGATCAACGCGCATGGCTCAATGGCTTTCTCGCCGGTATGTATTCCTCAGACAGTCATGCGGGCGGTGCGCCAGCGGTAGCCGCTACGCCTGTGACTATCTTATTCGGTTCGCAGACCGGCACCTCCGAGACGCTTTCTAAGAAAGCTGCAAAGCAGCTGAAGGCGGCGAATTGCGCACCGACCATTCTCGATATGGGTGATTGCTCAGTCGATGATTTGAAAGATGTGCAGAATCTGCTGATTATTACCAGCACGTATGGTGAGGGTGAGCCCCCTGACAATGCACAGTCACTGCACACTGCATTGATGGCAGATTCTGCACCGTCGCTCGAAGGTGTGCAGTATTCGGTGCTTGGTTTAGGAGATTCCTCATATGCCGATTTTTGCCAATGCAGTAAAGAGTTCGATGCACGTCTCGAAGCTCTGGGCGCGAAGCGCTGTGCGGATATGGTTGAGTGCGATGGTGATGCCGATGAGCCATTTGCTCAATGGATTGCTGCGGTGACTCCAGTGTTAGGCGAAGCGGGTGCAGCACCTGTTGACGCTGGAGATGACGAGGAGGGCAGTGATGAGCCTGAATTCACCAAGAAGAATCCATTCGCCGCAACATTGCTCAAGACCGAGAATTTGAATAAGGAAGGTTCGTCCAAACAGACGCACCATATCGAGATTTCTTTGGAAGGTTCAGGGATTGATTACGAAGTCGGTGACGCCTTAGGTGTTTGGCCTGAGAACAATGCACACCTTGTGGATGAAATTATTGCTGCAGCGGGTTTTGAGCCAGATGAGTTAACGCCTTTGCCTCACGATCCAGATGCGCAACTCTTCGAAGCGCTTCGCTTTCACTATGATGTGAGTGTCTTGACCGAGCCGTTCTTGATCGCATGTGCACGATTGACGAAGCACCCAGAGCTCAAGGAGATTGTAGCTGACGAAGCAAAGCGTAAGGCTTACATCGCTGGCCGAGGCTTAGTCGATCCGATCGTTGATTTCGAAGTGAAATTTCCAACGACTGAATATTTGGTTGCACCGCTCAAGCAGCTGAGCCCGCGCCTTTATTCGATTTCTTCCAGCCCGAAGGCGCATCCAGGCGAAGTGCATCTGACTGTGGGTAAAGTGACGTATGATACACATGGCCGTAAGCGACAAGGGGTGTGCTCGACGTATCTGTCGGATCATCAGTTGGATCGTCCTGTTAAAGTTTACATGCATTCGAACAAGGCTTTCCGCCTGAGTGAGAATGATGATGCACCCGCCATCATGATTGGGCCTGGGACAGGCATCGCGCCGTTCCGTGCGTTCCTCGAGGAGCGCGAAGCGCGTGGTGCCAAGGGAAAAAACTGGTTGCTGTTCGGAGATCAGCACCAAGCGACTGATTTTCTTTACGAAGATCAGATCACAGACTGGATGAAAAGTGGACTGCTGACGCGTTTTGATACCGCGTTCTCACGCGACCAAGCGGAGAAGATTTACGTGCAGAATCGAATCGTTGAGCATGCGGAGGAATTTTACGCATGGCTCGAAGAGGGGGGCGCTATTTACATCTGTGGCGATGCTAGCCGTATGGCGAAGGATGTGGATGCCGCGATTCACAAAGCCGTTGAGGTCGCTGGAGGTAAGTCCGAAGACGAAGCGAAGGCTTACGTCGAAGCACTGAAGAAGGCGAAGCGCTACCTGCGGGACGTGTATTAG
- a CDS encoding NarK family nitrate/nitrite MFS transporter produces the protein MSQTKFNIFNLKNPSMRTLHFSWVAFFITFVVWFNHAPMVSAITEAFGLTKLQWKSILILNVALTIPSRIVIGMLVDRFGPRATYSSLLMASGVLCTFFALAQSYEQLALARFLMGFVGAGFVIGIRMVGEWFPARQVGVAEGIYGGWGNFGSAAAAMGLPTLAMLFGGENGWRYALLATAAVAFIYGFIYYRSVRNTPEGATYFKPKKTGGLEVTSRRDFYFLIFMNIPMFIALAVLTWRLSSGGVGLLTNTMATVIYAGLVALFIFQVSQIYRVNKDMLKDPESIPEMHRYPFSQVAILNVNYFVTFGSELAVVSMLPFFFMSTFELSPVTAGFLASGFAFMNLVARPAGGLISDKFGRRMTMIIFILGLAVGYFMLSQVSSAWLLPVAVAATMCCSFFVQAGEGAVFALVPLIQRRMTGQIAGMTGAYGNVGAVCFLTVYSFVDASTFFMVIAASSLAAFGASMFLREPAGHTAEVMPDGSVQLIEVT, from the coding sequence ATGAGCCAGACTAAATTCAACATCTTCAACTTGAAGAATCCTAGCATGCGAACGCTCCACTTTTCGTGGGTCGCGTTCTTTATTACCTTCGTTGTGTGGTTTAACCATGCACCGATGGTGTCGGCTATTACGGAGGCCTTTGGTCTGACTAAGCTGCAGTGGAAATCGATTTTGATCCTGAATGTGGCGCTGACGATTCCATCGCGTATCGTGATTGGCATGTTGGTCGATCGCTTTGGGCCGCGTGCGACATATAGTTCGCTGCTGATGGCTTCGGGCGTGTTGTGCACCTTTTTCGCTTTGGCTCAGTCGTATGAGCAGTTGGCGTTGGCTCGTTTTCTGATGGGCTTTGTGGGGGCAGGTTTTGTGATCGGTATTCGTATGGTGGGGGAGTGGTTCCCTGCGCGTCAGGTCGGTGTGGCCGAAGGTATCTACGGTGGTTGGGGCAACTTCGGTTCTGCTGCCGCTGCGATGGGGCTTCCGACACTTGCAATGCTGTTTGGCGGAGAAAACGGCTGGCGCTACGCGCTCTTAGCAACTGCTGCCGTCGCATTCATCTACGGCTTTATCTACTATCGCTCGGTGCGTAATACCCCAGAAGGCGCGACTTACTTTAAGCCAAAGAAGACTGGGGGGCTCGAAGTGACGAGTCGTCGTGATTTCTACTTCTTGATCTTTATGAATATTCCGATGTTCATTGCCTTAGCTGTTCTTACCTGGCGCTTGTCTTCGGGTGGTGTTGGTCTTCTGACGAATACGATGGCCACTGTCATCTACGCTGGCTTAGTGGCATTGTTTATCTTTCAAGTGAGTCAGATCTACCGTGTGAATAAGGATATGCTCAAAGACCCTGAGTCGATTCCGGAGATGCACCGCTACCCGTTCAGCCAGGTGGCGATCTTGAATGTGAACTATTTTGTGACCTTTGGCTCGGAGCTCGCAGTGGTTTCGATGCTACCGTTCTTCTTCATGAGCACCTTTGAGTTGTCTCCTGTGACGGCTGGTTTCCTCGCCTCTGGTTTCGCGTTTATGAATTTGGTCGCACGTCCGGCGGGTGGCTTAATCAGTGATAAATTCGGTCGTCGTATGACGATGATTATTTTCATCCTCGGGCTGGCTGTCGGTTACTTCATGCTTTCGCAAGTTTCGAGCGCTTGGCTACTTCCAGTTGCAGTCGCTGCGACGATGTGCTGCTCGTTCTTCGTGCAGGCAGGTGAGGGCGCGGTGTTTGCTTTGGTGCCATTGATCCAACGACGCATGACCGGACAAATTGCTGGTATGACGGGTGCCTATGGTAATGTCGGTGCAGTCTGCTTCTTGACGGTCTATTCATTCGTGGATGCTTCGACTTTCTTCATGGTGATTGCGGCATCGTCACTTGCTGCCTTCGGCGCTTCGATGTTCTTGCGTGAACCTGCGGGGCATACGGCAGAAGTGATGCCGGATGGCTCTGTGCAGCTGATTGAGGTCACTTAA
- a CDS encoding bifunctional protein-serine/threonine kinase/phosphatase, producing MHIKGELRVRYGQATSAGVKPQNEDCLGIQIPDGDLLTTKGLVVVVADGVSAAEAGKEASEFCVKSFINDYFSTPETWEVKTAAHRVLVSLNRWLFSKGQSLADERRGYVAAMSALILKARSAHIFHVGDTRIYRFRDGALEPLTQDHHTWVSSETCYLSRAMGMGINLDIDYRKTVIEPGDVLFFSTDGVHEHLKNSDISALLADPDVEPDAACQQLIDLALANGSRDNLSCQILRVESLPDANSNDIYDALSRLPFPPALKVGMSLDGYQVEAVLHESSRSQLYQVRDKETGERMAMKTPSVNFSDDAAYIERFIMEEWIGRRIANQHIVRTVEQARPPQCLYYLMENVEGKTLKQWMTENPSPEIGIVVDIVRQIVDGLRALHRRETLHQDLKPDNIMIQSDGVVKIIDLGSAYIAGIHETSVPFEREQNLGTMKYSAPEYKLGRRPSTRSDQFSLAMIAYELFTGGQGSPYGEKFAAAHTLRDFSALGYQPAARTNPLVPGWVDGALKKALSLNSELRYEVLSEFVVDLKQPNPQFLESGNMPLIQRDPLRFWKGLSAVLGAMVVVLLFLLMK from the coding sequence ATGCATATTAAAGGGGAGCTGCGGGTGCGCTATGGGCAAGCCACGTCTGCGGGTGTAAAGCCGCAGAACGAGGATTGCTTGGGCATTCAGATCCCCGATGGCGACTTGCTCACGACGAAAGGGCTCGTTGTGGTCGTTGCGGATGGCGTCTCTGCGGCAGAGGCGGGCAAAGAAGCGAGCGAGTTCTGCGTGAAGAGTTTTATTAACGACTATTTCAGCACGCCTGAGACGTGGGAGGTGAAGACCGCGGCGCACCGTGTGTTGGTGTCTCTGAATCGCTGGTTGTTTAGCAAAGGGCAGAGCCTAGCTGACGAGCGTCGTGGCTACGTTGCTGCGATGAGTGCGCTAATCCTAAAGGCACGCTCTGCGCATATCTTCCACGTGGGAGATACACGGATCTATCGCTTTAGAGATGGAGCTTTGGAGCCTTTGACGCAGGATCATCATACGTGGGTGTCTTCGGAAACGTGCTACCTGAGCCGGGCGATGGGGATGGGGATCAATCTCGATATTGATTATCGCAAGACTGTTATCGAGCCGGGTGATGTCTTGTTTTTCTCGACCGATGGGGTGCATGAGCATTTGAAGAACAGCGATATCTCGGCACTGTTGGCAGATCCGGATGTTGAACCTGACGCCGCCTGTCAGCAACTGATCGATCTGGCATTGGCGAATGGTAGCCGCGATAATTTAAGCTGCCAGATTCTACGAGTGGAGAGTCTTCCTGATGCGAACTCGAACGATATTTACGATGCGCTGAGTCGTTTGCCCTTTCCGCCGGCGTTGAAAGTTGGGATGAGCCTCGACGGGTATCAGGTCGAGGCGGTGTTACACGAAAGCTCGCGTAGCCAACTTTACCAAGTGCGTGATAAAGAAACTGGCGAGCGCATGGCGATGAAGACGCCTTCGGTTAATTTTAGTGATGATGCCGCCTATATTGAACGCTTCATTATGGAAGAATGGATCGGTCGCCGTATTGCGAATCAACATATTGTCCGGACGGTCGAGCAAGCTCGGCCTCCGCAGTGCCTCTACTATTTAATGGAGAATGTGGAGGGGAAGACCTTAAAGCAGTGGATGACTGAGAATCCGAGTCCAGAAATTGGTATCGTGGTCGATATTGTGCGGCAAATAGTGGATGGCTTGCGTGCTCTGCATCGGCGCGAGACATTGCACCAAGATTTAAAGCCTGATAATATCATGATTCAATCCGATGGGGTGGTGAAGATCATCGATTTAGGATCGGCCTATATCGCTGGTATTCATGAGACCAGTGTGCCGTTTGAGCGTGAGCAGAATTTAGGCACGATGAAGTATTCAGCACCTGAATACAAGTTGGGGCGTAGGCCTTCGACGCGTTCGGATCAATTCTCACTCGCGATGATTGCATACGAGTTGTTCACAGGTGGGCAGGGCAGTCCATACGGAGAGAAGTTTGCTGCTGCCCATACGTTACGTGATTTTAGCGCGCTTGGCTATCAGCCTGCGGCGCGCACTAACCCGCTCGTTCCTGGGTGGGTGGATGGCGCATTGAAAAAGGCGCTTAGTTTAAATTCGGAGCTGCGCTATGAAGTGCTATCGGAATTCGTTGTGGATTTGAAACAGCCGAATCCACAGTTTTTAGAATCTGGAAATATGCCTTTGATTCAACGCGATCCGCTCCGTTTTTGGAAGGGCTTGTCTGCGGTGCTCGGTGCGATGGTCGTGGTGTTGCTATTTCTATTGATGAAGTAG